A section of the Carya illinoinensis cultivar Pawnee chromosome 12, C.illinoinensisPawnee_v1, whole genome shotgun sequence genome encodes:
- the LOC122289080 gene encoding 54S ribosomal protein L51, mitochondrial-like yields MAVRGVWQLQKLIVSYCDWGGSSRGIRALMDSHLPAFREKNPRLEVVTELIRGQHPHLKGFYRNKNERVICVKNMDPEDILLHATRLRNALGRKAVKLKTRHVTKHPSVRGTWTTDLKF; encoded by the exons ATGGCTGTGAGAGGTGTTTGGCAACTACAAAAGCTGATTGTGAGCTATTGTGATTGGGGTGGAAGTAGTAGGGGCATCAG GGCATTAATGGACTCACATCTACCAgcgtttagagagaaaaatccTCGGCTAGAAGTTGTCACTGAACTCATTCGTGGTCAGCATCCGCATTTGAAAGGCTTTTACC GGAACAAAAATGAGCGGGTTATATGTGTGAAGAATATGGATCCGGAAGACATCCTTCTACATGCAACCCGGTTAAGGAATGCATTGGGAAGAAAGGCGGTGAAATTGAAGACGAGACATGTAACCAAACACCCTAGTGTTCGGGGTACATGGACAACGGACCTCAAATTTTGA
- the LOC122289714 gene encoding alpha,alpha-trehalose-phosphate synthase [UDP-forming] 5-like: protein MVSRSYSNLLDLVSGGSPTFGRERKRLPRVATVTGVLSELDDENSNSAGSDAPSSISQDRMIIVGNQLPLRAHRSDNGQWSFSWDDDSLLLQLKDGLGEDIEVIYIGCLKEEIDLSEQDDVAQTLLETYKCVPAFIPPDLFSKFYHGFCKQHLWPLFHYMLPLSPDLGGRFDRSLWQAYVSVNKIFADKVMEVISPDDDFVWVHDYHLMVLPTFLRKRFNRVKLGFFLHSPFPSSEIYRTLPVRDELLRALLNSDLIGFHTFDYARHFLSCCGRMLGLSYQSKRGYIGLEYYGRTVSIKILPVGIHIGQLQSVLDLPETESKVAELRDQFRGRTVLLGVDDMDIFKGISLKLLAMEQLLTQHPDKRGKVVLVQIANPARGRGKDVQEVQCETTATVSRINETFGRQGYKPVVLIDTPLQFYERIAYYVIAECCLVTAVRDGMNLIPYEYIICRQGNDKLDVTLGLNTLTPKKSMLVVSEFVGCSPSLSGAIRVNPWNIDSVAEAMESALIVSEAEKQLRHEKHYRYVSTHDVAYWARSFLQDLERACRDHLRRRCWGIGFGLGFRVIALDPNFRKLSVDHIVSAYKRTKSRAILLDYDGAMMLRGSICISANTEVVETLKSLCRDPKNVVFIVSGKDRKTLKEWFSSCEKLGIAAEHGYFLRPNHEVDWETCVSVPDFDWKQIAEPVMQLYTETTDGSTIETKESALVWNYQFADPDFGSCQAKELLDHLESVLANDPVSVKSGQHIVEVKPQGVNKGIIAEYLLSTMRQKGMLPDFVLCIGDDRSDEDMFEVIMSARASLSPVAEVFACTVGQKPSKAKYYLEDTTEILRMLQGLANASEQAARIFPQVSQLAVMSDSK from the exons ATGGTTTCGAGGTCTTATTCTAACTTGTTGGATCTTGTGTCCGGTGGATCACCAACTTTTGGTCGTGAGAGGAAGAGGCTCCCTCGGGTGGCAACTGTCACGGGAGTGCTGTCTGAGCTAGATGATGAAAACAGCAATAGTGCTGGTTCTGATGCTCCCTCATCTATCTCTCAGGATCGGATGATCATTGTGGGAAACCAGCTTCCACTTAGGGCACATCGAAGTGACAATGGACAGTGGAGCTTTAGCTGGGATGATGATTCGCTTCTTTTACAACTTAAAGATGGCCTTGGAGAAGATATAGAAGTAATCTATATTGGTTGTCTGAAAGAAGAGATTGACCTGAGTGAGCAAGATGATGTAGCTCAAACTTTGCTCGAGACATACAAGTGTGTACCAGCATTCATCCCTCCCGACCTTTTTAGTAAATTCTATCATGGATTCTGTAAGCAACATTTGTGGCCTTTATTTCACTACATGCTTCCTCTATCaccagatcttggtggtaggtTTGATCGGTCCCTTTGGCAAGCTTATGTATCTGTGAACAAGATATTTGCGGATAAAGTAATGGAAGTGATCAGTCCTGATGATGACTTTGTGTGGGTTCATGACTACCATTTGATGGTTTTGCCAACATTTTTGAGGAAGAGATTCAATAGGGTAAAGCTTGGATTCTTCCTTCACAGCCCATTCCCTTCATCTGAGATCTACAGGACACTTCCTGTAAGAGATGAACTTCTGAGAGCTCTTTTAAACTCTGACCTCATTGGATTCCATACTTTTGATTATGCTAGGCACTTCCTCTCTTGTTGCGGTAGAATGCTTGGGCTTTCTTATCAATCTAAGCGAGGTTACATAGGACTTGAATATTATGGTCGTACAGTAAGCATTAAAATTCTTCCTGTTGGGATTCATATAGGCCAGCTCCAATCTGTTTTGGATCTTCCTGAGACTGAATCTAAGGTTGCAGAGTTACGAGATCAGTTTAGGGGTCGTACGGTTTTGCTTGGGGTTGATGACATGGACATTTTTAAAGGAATCAGCTTGAAACTTTTGGCCATGGAACAATTGCTCACACAACATCCTGATAAAAGGGGTAAAGTTGTATTGGTTCAGATTGCAAATCCTGCAAGGGGCAGAGGTAAGGATGTGCAGGAGGTTCAATGTGAAACTACTGCTACAGTGAGCAGGATTAATGAGACATTTGGAAGGCAAGGATATAAGCCAGTGGTCTTGATTGATACTCCGCTTCAGTTTTATGAAAGAATTGCTTATTACGTAATTGCAGAGTGTTGTCTTGTTACAGCAGTGAGGGATGGGATGAATCTTATTCCCtatgaatatattatttgccGGCAAGGAAACGACAAATTAGATGTGACCTTAGGGCTAAACACATTGACCCCAAAAAAGAGCATGCTGGTGGTATCTGAATTTGTCGGATGCTCCCCATCACTAAGTGGGGCAATTCGAGTTAATCCATGGAACATTGATTCTGTAGCCGAAGCTATGGAGTCAGCCCTAATAGTCTCTGAGGCAGAAAAACAGTTGAGGCATGAGAAGCACTATAGGTATGTCAGTACACATGATGTTGCGTACTGGGCACGCAGCTTTTTACAAGATCTTGAAAGGGCATGTAGGGATCATTTGAGGAGGAGGTGCTGGGGAATTGGTTTTGGTTTAGGGTTTCGAGTAATTGCTTTGGATCCAAATTTCAGAAAGCTCTCAGTTGATCATATTGTTTCAGCTTATAAGAGGACTAAGAGCAGGGCAATTCTTTTAGATTATGATGGTGCTATGATGCTGCGGGGTTCAATTTGTATCTCTGCCAATACTGAAGTTGTTGAAACCTTAAAAAGCTTGTGCAGAGACCCCAAAAATGTTGTCTTCATTGTTAGTGGGAAGGACAGAAAGACCCTAAAGGAATGGTTTTCTTCTTGTGAAAAGCTTGGGATTGCAGCTGAGCATGGTTATTTTTTGAG gcCAAACCATGAGGTGGATTGGGAAACTTGTGTTTCAGTGCCAGATTTTGACTGGAAACAGATAGCTGAGCCAGTAATGCAATTATACACTGAAACCACTGATGGTTCTACCATAGAGACCAAGGAGAGTGCTCTTGTTTGGAATTACCAGTTTGCAGATCCAGATTTTGGCTCGTGCCAGGCTAAGGAGCTTCTTGATCATCTGGAAAGTGTTCTTGCTAATGATCCTGTTTCAGTCAAGAGTGGCCAACACATAGTTGAGGTTAAACCTCAG GGTGTAAATAAAGGCATTATAGCAGAATATCTCCTCTCAACAATGAGACAGAAGGGAATGCTCCCAGATTTTGTTCTCTGTATTGGGGATGACAGGTCGGATGAGGACATGTTTGAGGTGATAATGAGTGCAAGGGCATCTCTCTCCCCAGTTGCCGAAGTGTTTGCTTGCACTGTCGGCCAGAAACCAAGCAAGGCCAAGTACTACCTGGAAGACACAACCGAGATTTTGAGAATGTTACAGGGCCTAGCCAATGCTTCAGAGCAGGCTGCCAGAATTTTTCCCCAAGTTTCTCAGCTGGCGGTTATGTCAGATAGTAAATAG
- the LOC122289353 gene encoding uncharacterized protein LOC122289353 — protein sequence MPHCQHCKAKRFFHETNNFCCADGSISLVTNDVPDQLYNLFVSNTAESTQFRTYVRTYNNKFAFTSFGVKFDRNLCRRNRGIYTFRAQGQIYHCLPDLIPSDGQPSNLQLYFYDIEHEFENRIVDSIRMDPSIIAQLMDLLRVNPYSTFFRSIGDLPNLEYQKICIKSDPGLDQRVFNAPTSSEVATIWVENDDSEHLIPRDIFVFNHIGGSHLAQYYFGCYDPLQYPLLFPLGDIGWHQDIQRINKRIASVSANNCTTQLIDPHQSTSAEELLRREEQVLKKKRKDLIVSCREYYCYKLQIRENLKSILLISGRLLQQFVVDMYIKIETSRLDYFRCNQQHIRSELYQGIVDSINLGETNASRIGKRIILPSSFIGGPRDMQKRYLEAMVLVQRYGKPDIFLTMTCNPNWKEISTQLLPHEETQNRPDLIARIFRAKLEDLKYELFKREIFGKISAYVYVIEHQKRGLPHAHFLIILCQDWKLYAPESFDKIVSAELPNKDNNLHLYTAVVKHMMHGPCGVLNPTNVCMKKNGCCKNNYPKQFVSNTVVGNDCFPIYKRCNNGRTTKIRGHDLDNHWVVPYNPYLLAKFDCHINVEICSTIKAVKYLYKYIYKGHDRVAFNLVSEQSTQQIDEIERFQSARWITPPEAMWRVFGFIINEVHPAVYNLHLHLENQHQVTFRAHENLTNVIHSDFSAKSMLTEFFATNQVDQNARKLLYKEFPEFYVWSQQYKMWTIRKKQVVIGRIVTANPFEGEKYYLRMLLNHIRGPLSFDHLKTVNGILAPTFREAATMYGLLQRDDSLEECLYEASLYQMPFSLRRLFATILVYCNPTNPRDLWERFEQDMSADFQLVESSSSTVRTETLRSISTIFESMGRNINSFHLIDQNIDFDQDEFLFREIDDELAVPIPEEDLHASTLLNCEQQNAYNSILQKVLSNEPAMFFIDGPGGTGKTFLYKALLATTRTKQLIALATASSGVAASILPGGRTAHSRFKIPLDTNKNLTCSVSKQSGLARLLQKVKLIIWDEAPMSRKESIEALDKMLKDINDSELSFGGKVIVFGGDFR from the exons ATGCCACATTGTCAGCATTGCAAAGCAAAAAGAttctttcatgaaacaaacaATTTCTGTTGTGCTGATGGATCAATCTCTTTGGTTACAAATGATGTTCCAGATCAACTCTATAATCTGTTTGTTTCAAATACTGCTGAATCTACACAATTTCGGACATATGTTCGAACGTACAACAACAAATTTGCTTTCACATCTTTTGGAGTTAAATTTGACAGAAATTTATGTCGAAGAAACAGAGGAATATATACATTTCGAGCTCAAGGTCAAATTTATCACTGTCTCCCTGATTTGATTCCTTCAGATGGTCAACCTTCTAATTTGCAGCTATATTTCTATGACATTGAACATGAATTCGAGAATCGCATTGTTGACTCAATCAGAATGGATCCTTCTATTATTGCCCAACTTATGGATCTCCTTCGTGTAAATCcatattcaacattttttcgATCTATTGGTGATTTGCCAAATTTAGAATATCAAAAAATCTGTATAAAATCAGATCCTGGTTTAGATCAACGGGTGTTTAATGCCCCAACATCATCAGAAGTTGCAACTATTTGGGTTGAAAATGATGATTCAGAACATTTAATACCTCGTGATATTTTCGTATTTAATCATATTGGCGGGAGTCATTTAGctcaatattattttggatgCTATGATCCGCTTCAATATCCTCTGTTGTTTCCTCTTGGAGATATTGGATGGCACCAAGACATACAAAGAATTAACAAAAGAATTGCATCTGTATCTGCCAATAACTGCACAACTCAATTAATTGATCCTCATCAATCAACATCAGCAGAAGAATTACTCAGAAGAGAAGAACAAG ttttaaagaaaaagagaaaagatctCATTGTTTCTTGCCGTGAATATTACTGTTACAAGTTGCAAATTAGAGAAAATCTGAAATCTATCCTTCTAATCTCTGGCCGACTTCTtcaacaatttgttgttgacATGTATATCAAGATAGAGACTTCAAGGTTAGATTATTTTCGTTGCAATCAACAACATATTCGATCTGAATTATATCAAGGCATTGTTGATAGCATTAATCTTGgagaaacaaatgcttcaagaatTGGCAAACGTATAATTTTGCCTTCATCTTTTATTGGAGGCCCAAGAGATATGCAAAAAAGATATTTAGAAGCAATGGTTTTAGTTCAACGATATGGCAAACCagatatttttttgacaatGACATGCAATCCAAATTGGAAAGAGATCTCAACTCAATTGTTACCACATGAGGAAACCCAAAATCGACCTGACTTAATTGCTCGAATTTTTAGAGCAAAATTAGAGGATCTGAAGTATGAATTATTCAAACGagaaatatttggaaaaatctcagcatatgtttatgttattgagCACCAAAAAAGAGGACTTCCACATGCCCATTTCCTGATTATATTGTGTCAAGATTGGAAATTATACGCACCAGAATCTTTTGATAAGATCGTATCTGCTGAATTACCTAACAAAGACAACAACTTACATCTCTATACAGCTGTTGTTAAGCATATGATGCATGGCCCATGTGGAGTTCTAAATCCAAcaaatgtatgcatgaaaaaaaatggttgttgcaAAAATAATTACCCAAAACAGTTTGTCTCAAACACTGTTGTTGGAAATGATTGCTTTCCAATATACAAACGCTGCAACAATggaagaacaaccaaaatcagaggaCATGATTTAGATAATCATTGGGTTGTTCCATATAACCCTTATTTACTTGCAAAGTTTGACTGCCATATTAATGTTGAGATATGTTCTACAATAAAAGCTGTCAAGTATCTTTACAAATACATTTATAAAGGCCACGATCGTGTTGCCTTCAATCTGGTTTCTGAACAAAGCACTCAACAGATTGATGAAATTGAAAGATTTCAATCAGCTCGATGGATTACTCCACCAGAGGCTATGTGGAGAGTATTTGGCTTTATTATCAATGAGGTTCATCCAGCAGTCTATAACTTACATTTACATCTTGAAAATCAGCACCAGGTTACTTTCCGTGCACATGAAAACTTAACAAATGTGATACACTCTGACTTTTCAGCAAAGTCAATGCTGACTGAATTTTTCGCAACAAATCAAGTTGATCAGAATGCCAGAAAATTGTTGTATAAAGAATTTcctgaattttatgtttggagcCAACAATACAAAATGTGGACTATTCGAAAAAAACAGGTTGTGATAGGTCGAATTGTTACAGCAAATCCTTTTGAAGGAGAAAAGTATTATCTGCGGATGTTATTAAATCATATAAGAGGTCCTTTATCATTTGATCATCTCAAAACTGTCAATGGTATCTTGGCCCCCACATTTCGTGAAGCTGCAACTATGTATGGTTTATTACAGAGAGATGACAGTTTAGAAGAATGCTTATACGAAGCCTCTCTTTACCAAATGCCTTTCAGTTTAAGAAgactatttgcaacaattttggtTTACTGTAATCCTACAAATCCAAGAGATCTCTGGGAACGCTTTGAACAAGATATGTCTGCTGATTTTCAATTAGTTGAAAGTTCTTCATCAACTGTTAGAACTGAAACTTTACGCTCCATCTCCACAATATTTGAATCAATGGGTAGAAACATCAATTCGTTCCATCTTATAGACCAAAACATTGATTTTGATCAAGATGAGTTTTTGTTTAgagaaattgatgatgaattaGCTGTTCCAATTCCAGAAGAAGATCTTCATGCATCAACACTGCTTAATTGCGAACAACAAAATGCTTATAATTCTATCTTACAAAAAGTTTTGTCAAATGAACCTGCGATGTTCTTTATTGATGGTCCTGGTGGTACAGGAAAAACATTTTTATACAAAGCACTCCTTGCTACAACAAGAACAAAGCAATTAATTGCTCTTGCAACTGCTTCATCTGGTGTAGCTGCATCAATCTTACCTGGAGGTCGAACTGCACATTCACGATTCAAAATTCCACTAGATACCAACAAAAATCTCACATGTAGTGTCAGTAAACAAAGTGGACTTGCAAGATTACTACAAAAAGTAAAGTTAATCATATGGGATGAAGCTCCTATGTCAAGAAAAGAATCTATAGAAGCATTGGATAAAATGCTAAAGGATATTAATGATTCAGAATTATCTTTTGGTGGAAAAGTTATTGTATTTGGTGGAGACTTTCGTTAG